GAAGATGCCAAAGTGGAGGTAAAAAAAATCGCGCCGGAAGAGAACCGGGCGGCCCGCCAGGCGATTATTGAATTTTTCAGAACCCAGACTTGCTGGCAGGCCAGAGGCTGGAGAAAAATTAAAAAAACTTTAAAAAAATTATTCAGCTGATCCGTCCGCTTTCTTTTTTTTTCCATAGCAAGATAAAAGCCCCCTAAGGGGCTTTTTTGTCGGGACGGTCAAATCGTGATATTCGCTTGGTTAAAAAAGATTTATCGTCGAAATTATGTAATCAACTTCTTTTTTCTCCAGCTCGGGGAAGATCGGCAAGGACACGATCTCGCGGGCGAATTTTTCCGAATTAGCCAGGTCAGGGGCGGCGAATTCGGCAAAGGCCGTTTGCAAATGGATCGGGTAAGGATAATGGATGCCAAATCCGATTTTATTTTTCTTCAAATATTCCAGAAACTTCTCCCGCTCTTCAACCCTGATCACGAATTGATGCCAGACATGGCCGGCGGGCTCGTTCATTTTCGGCAAAATTATCTTTTTATTTTTTATTTCGGACAAATATCTCGCGGCTGTTCCCTGTCTTCTTTTATTATAATCGGCCAAATATTCCAATTTGATATTCAAGATCCCGGCTTGCACTTCATCCAAGCGGCTGTTGTAGCCGTCAAATTCGGAAAAATATGAATCCTCCATGCCGTATTTTCGCAAACTCGCGCATTTTTTGGCGATCTCCTGATCGGAAGTGACGATCAATCCGGCATCGCCGTAAGCGCCCAAATTTTTAGTGGGATAAAAACTGAAACAGCCGGCATCGCCGAAACCGCCAACCATTTTCCCGGCGTGAGCCGCCCCGTGCGCCTGAGCGCAATCTTCAACGATTTTCAACCCGTGCTGTTTGGCGATCTTTACGACCTCATCTATGGCGCAAACCTGGCCATAAAGATGGACTGGCACTATCGCCTTGGTTTTCGCCGTAATCTTTTTTTCTATTTTTTTGACATCGATTAAAAAATCCTCGCCGGCATCAACCAATACCGGTTCGGCCATCAATTCCTTGATCGCGCTGACGGTCGGACTGGCCGTGTTGGCCGCGGTGATCACTTCATCGCCACAGCCCACTCCCACCGCCCGCAAGGCGATCTTCAGGGCATCAGTTCCGGAGTTAACCCCGATACCGAAGCGGCAGCCGGAAAATTGCGCAAAATCTTCTTCGAATTTTTTCACTTCCGGACCGAGAATCAAATTTCCGGATTGCAAAATACGCTCGACAGACTTCATGACCTCGGTTTTTATCGCTAAAAATTGGCGGCGATTATCAAAAAAAGGCACTGTCATAGATTATTTTTTATGATGACCTCTGACGTATTTTAAAAATTCGTCATAACTGCGGATATAATCATTTTCAACAAAATAATCATTAGCTAAGACCAGGATCACGCAATCCGAGCTGAAACCGGACATTTCGTGCCACAATTCTTTGCCCAAGATTACTCCGACGCTCGGATCGTTCATCAAGATCGTCTGCTGATTGGCGCCATCATCCAATTTTATTTTAAAGTTGCCGTTGATGCAAAAAATTATCTGCTCCAGTTTCTTATGAGCATGATGGCCGCGCTTTGATTTTTGATTGAACAGCTTGTTGATGAAATAGACTCTTTTGATCTCGATCGGAATATTTTTCTTGGCTTCGGCGATACCCAGCAATCCGTCGGGAAAATCGTTAAAATTCTGCAATTTTACGAATCCGGAATTCTTTACCCTTATTTTTTTCTTATTCATATATTTTAAATTATTTACTTAATTTCTTTATTTTTCTTTTTAACCGAAAAATGATTTTTCTGACCTTCACCTCGAAAATATGATTCAAGGAAAAAGTTCCGGCGCGGAAATCCGGATCAACCGACCTTACCATCTGCCACGACTCGTTGATCGCTTTTCCATAGGCAGCGTAAATTTCTTTAATGAGAGGGCTCGGATTAAAAACATAACTGCCCTGGTAAATTTTCAATTTATTGAACAGAAAATACAATTGTGAATCGTGAAAATGATAAAAAACCAGATTAAAAACCTCGCCGCTCTCCCGCACCTTGATGATGCCGTCTTGCTTTAAAAATTCAAACCGCCGCGTATTCCAAGGCGCGACGCCCGCGCCCCAATATTTAGACTCAGCCACCAGGCCGGCAAATCTCGTTGTCCAATCATCCAAATATTTCTGGTCGCCGAATTTGCCGTCTTCCCGGCGGCTGAAACACCATTCGATAACGCGGTCTTTCCACCAATTCAAGATCTTCAATCCTTCGGCATTGTTCTTAAAAGTCATGAATTGCACGCAGTATTTTCCGCTCAAGGCCGATTGGTCGTATTCCGGCGCATAATGATGTTCAGTCATCAGCACTGATTTATCGCCGATCTGATCCAGGGCGGCCTGCGGCGAACCAAAGAAAAAGATGTCGGCATCGATATAAGTGCAGCTTGCCAAATTGAATTTTTTCAGACAATACAAGATCGTCGAGGTGGTGGAAGTCCAGCAATATTCACCCTTGGTGCGCCCCGGCTTCACCGCCTTAAGCCTTTCGTCTTCCAGTTCGCTCAACGGGATAATAGTGGCGTGGGCCAAATTAAGCCTGGTCAAAATCCCGAAACTGCGGTCGTCAAAGGCGAAAATATACAGATGAAAAGGTTCCGGTTGCCTTAACAAAGAATTATATAAAGCCAGCCCCTTAAGGAGATAAAAAGAATCGAACAGCGTACAAAAATTATTCATAGTTATTTTTTGGGTAAAGTAAAAATGTATCCCCGGTGCTCGGCCGTCTGTTTGCCCGCTTTGATGACGCCGCTGACTGGATCAGGAAATTCTTCCAATAATTCATAGCCCGCGGCTTGGAAAAAATTTTTTAACTTAACCGGATTCAAGATCCAAACCGGATAACTGGCTGAGTAAATATTTGGCGGGACTTTTTGGATCGTGATGAAATCATCTTGGCCGCTCGTTATCAATCGGTCAAGAACAATCATATCGATTCGGCGCTGCATAATTTCTTTTAGCAAACCGTAAGGATCGGCCAGATATTGGATAGAAGCGGAAAAAACGACCAAATCGATTTTTTCCTGGGTAAGACATCGGGCAACGCTCGGCCAAAACCTGATATTTTCATTCTTGATATTTTTTTTCCCTTCTTCGACCACCTGATCCTGCTCCACGATATTCCATTTGACCGACTCAAGCCGATCTAAAAATTTTTTGTTTTGCCGATAAGTCGTCCCAAACGATCCGCCGAAATCCAGCACATTCAATCTGCCTCGGGCTTTGGCCGCAGCCAGCATCAAGGCCGCCAGCAAGGGCCAGGAATATTCGATCTGATCGAACAAAACCGTATCTCGCTCCCAAACCGCTTCGCCGTTTTCCGCTTTCATCGCCGCCGCCAAGGCTTTTTCCATTATCCGCCGGTCATCATATCCGGAAGTTTTTTTTCTCGCCTCAACCCAATCATGATAAACCCCTTCATATTTACATTTGCCGCTCTGGTCCTTGACCAAGGCTAATAAGGCTGGCGGCATGGCTGCCTTGATTATTTGTTTAATTTTATCTTTCATAAATCATCTTTTTGCCCGCTTTTCTCTGATTTTATTGAGAAAATCGACCAAAAAATATTCAACCGGATTGAGGTATCTTTTTTGCACCTTTCTGATATTGTCCCGATTTTCCTCCCGCTTGTCAATGGCGGAAGATTGAGCGCCCTCGCCCATCCGGTAATTGCAGATGATCCGGTTAAAAAAACTCCAATTGGTTTTATTCCTGATCCTGAACCAGAGATCCGGATCCATTTCCGAGGTCAGGCTTTCGTCAAAGCCGCCGAACTTTTCCAGCACCGATTTCCTGATGAACACGGCTTGATGCGGAACAAAGCGCAAAATTTTCATCAGGTAGCGCCCGATGAAACTTTTCGAATTATGCCAATGCAAAAGCGGCTTATCCGGATAAACAAGGATCGGCGAACCGTCGGCTCTGATCGTATTAGCTCGGCCATAAATCCAATCCAAACCGGGATTTTTTTCCAAAAATTCAGCCGCGTCCGCCAGAACCCGCTGATCATAAAAACTATCGTCGGAATGAAGATGGATCAGAAACTCCCCTTGCGCCCGCTCGGTGCCGGCATTCATCGCCGCGGAAATTCCTTTCGGCTCAAATTGAAAAAACTTGACTTGCTCGGGAAATTCCAGCTGATATTTTTTAATCATCTCCGCCGTGCCGTCGGCGGAAAACGCATCGATAAAAATATGCTCATAGTCGGTAAAACTTTGCGCCCTGACCGAGGCGATATTTTCCGCCAAGTATTTGGCGCTATTTTTTGTACAAGTAATTATGGAAAATCTCATATTCAGATCAGTCCTTTTATCATTCCCCGGGCTTTTTTAAATTTACCCGTGAGAATTTGGCGCAAAATCCAGCCGACATTGGCCCAATAAAAACCCAAGAAGTCATTTAATTCTTTCCCGCCCAATTTTTTAAAAATCGCCTGGCGATTAAAACTTTCTTTATAGCCCAAAGCGTATCCATCCTCCCGGCCCGAGGCGCTCTGGGCATGGAAAACGCGGGCCTGGGGCTCGATCAGAAAAAAATATCCGGCCAGTTTGGCGCGCCAGCAGAAATCCACATCCTCCAAAGCTTCGCGCCCGCCGCCAAAAACCGTGAAACCGCCTAATTTTTTAACTATTTCTTTATCGTAAGAGCAGACGCCGCCGTGAACGTAAAAAGCGGTTTGGCGATCCCCGATCCCATCGTCCCAGGATTGAAAACCGATCTCGTTGATATCCCAAGACAAACCTGCGCGCAAACCGAAAAATTTATTGTATCTTTTTTCCCAGATATTTTTTGACCGGTTATTGATGATCACGCCGCCGACTCCCAATAAGTTGGGGTCATCGTTCCAGGCGGCCATAGTCTCTTTAAAAAAATAATTTTCCAATTGCAGATCATCGTCCAGAATGAAACAAATTTTTTCTTTTGCCAGGTTCAAACCGATATTGCGCGAGCTGGAACTGCCGCGCTGCTCTTTGGCCGGATCTTTGCGATAATAAACTAAGTTGATTTTAAGCAGGGTTGATTCCTTTTTCCAGTACTGCAAAAATTCTTCGCCCAGCTCGGCGTCATCGACCAGAATGATTTCGGCCGGCAGCAAATCCTGCCGCAAGATCGAGGTCAGGCAATTTCCCAATTCCTTTTGCCGATTATAAGTCGGAATAACGATACTGAATGATTTGATCATAAAAAATTATTTTCCTTGATAAATTCGCTCATAGCCGTCAGCCGTATTCCGCAAATTGAATTTTTCCGCCTGTTGGCGATTGTTTTTTAAAATTTTATCTAAAACATCAACGTCCTGCAGATCGCGGAATCTTTTTAAAAATCCTTCCGCGCTGTCCAGATCGTAAATTTCCGCTTCACTGCCAGCGACTTCAATATTTCCGCCAACCCGAGTGGCGAGCATGGGCAACCCCGAGAATAATCCTTCGATCAAAGAAATCGCCAAACCTTCATAGCGAGAAGGCAAAACCAATAGATCAAAACCGCGCAAATAACGGCTGCCATTATCAACGTTGCCGATTAAAAATATTTTATCTTGCAAATTATCCTGTTTGATTAAATTTTCGTATAACGGCCGTTCGCTTCCTTCGCCCATTATTACCGCCACGGCATCCGGCCTGATTTCCAAGACCTTCGGAAAAATATTGATCAAAAATTCGTAATTCTTGGCATAGTCCAGGCGGCCGATCGAACCGATGAGATATTTCCCCGCCAGATCGCGGCCTGCCTTCTGCGAAAAAAAATTGATTGCCTCCGACCGCGGAACGAAGTTCATTTTCTCCGGATCCAAACCGTTATAAATCAGAATTCCTTTCTTAGTTAACTTTCCTTGCCCGAATTTTTCCCAATTTTCTCGGGAGACAAAAACTGGCGCATCCACGAACAACAAGCAGAATTTAAAAAATAACCAATAGGCTAATTTTAGAATCGGCGATATCTGATAATGTTCGTCGAGCATCGACATACCCCTAAAAGTAAAAACAGTTCTTATTTTTTTACCGGCCAGCTTGGCGCCGATAGCGCCGGGCAAGGCGTTGGAACTATTGAAATGGACGACGTTAAAATCATGCTGCCGCAAATAACGGGCGATCTCGCCGATAAAAAAAAGATTAGCCAAAGGATTATGCGTTCTCTTCAGCCATTGAAACCGATAATAAGGAATTTTTTCTTTATCCAATTCGGCCGGCAGCCAATCGCCGTCGCCAAAACCGACGGTCACCTCGTGGCCGCGCTTTTTCATTTCTCTGGCCAGATTCAGTACCGAAGTCTGCGCCCCGCCCACGACGGCCTTCGTTATTACTAAAAGAATCCTCATAAATACGCAAATTATCCACCTCTTTTGTCATCCCGAGCCCATGGCGAGGGATCTATTAAGCAAATACCTCGTATTTTATCAATCAAAATTTTTATTGATGAAATATAAACTTCTCGGATAATAGATCCTTCGTCGCGCGCCGAGGCGGCTCGCTCCTCAGGATGACAAAAAATAGCATCTATTATTTTTTGTAAATCGGGTTCATCTTTCTAAGTTTCTCAACAATTGGCGGTAAAATCTTGATTAACTTGTCGATTTCCTCTTTCGTATTGTCTTTGCCCAAGGTAAAGCGGATCGAATAGTGCGAGTCTTCTTCGCAAACACCCATCGCTTCCAAGACTTCCGATGATTTCAAACTGTTGGAGGCGCAGGCCGAACCAGTGGAAACGGCCACACCTTCAAAATCCAAAGAGATCAAAACCGATTCGCCCTCGGCGCCGCGGAGAGTGAAATGGGCGTGCGCCGGAGTGGAATTGGCCCGATCGGTATTTAGAACCACATCGGGAATATTTTTCAGCACTCCTTCGACCAGCCGATCCCGCAAAGCGGCGATTTTTTTATTATTTTTTTCTCGTTCTTTTTCAGTAATCAGCGATAAAGCTTCCCCCAAGCCGACAATGCCAGTCACATTCAAGGTGCCGGAACGGATATTCCGCTCATGGTGGCCGCCTAATTGGATCGGCGCGATCAGCGCGCCCTTCCTTATATATAGTAAGCCAACGCCTTTGGGCCCGTAAATCTTATGACCGGACATCGAGAGCAGATCAACATGAAGTTTATCGACATTGCAATCGAAAAAATTCACCCCTTGCGTGGCATCAGTATGAAAATAGATTGCTCGGGGTTTGGGTAATTTTTTCGCCGCCCCGATCCGCTGCCATTCGTTCATCCTGCCTTCATTGATTTTCTCGATCAATTTGCCGATCTCTCTGATCGGCTCGCAAATGCCGACTTCGCTGTTGACATACATAATTGAAACCAAAACCGTATTTTCCTTGATTGCGTTTTTCACGTCTTCCGGATTTACCGCACCGTTTTTATCGACCGGCAAATATGTGACTTCGACGCCTTCCCGCTCTAAGTCGCGGCATGGTTCAATGATCGCATCGTGCTCGACTTTGGAGGTAATGATATGCGGCTTGGCAATTTCACTTTTAAACGCTTTGATCACTCCTCTTAAAGCTAAGTTGTTCGATTCGGTTGCGCCGGAAGTAAAAATTATTTCTTGACTCTCACAGCCGAAAAACTTGGCCGCCTTAGCCCGGGCTTGATCCACGCCCAAAACCGCCTTTTGTCCATAGGCATGGATTGAAGACGGATTGCCAAAAATCTCCCGCCAATACGGCTCCATCGCTTTTAAAACTTTCTTATCCGCCGGAGTCGTGGCGCTGTGATCTAGATATATCATAAATATGATGCTAATCCGCGAATGAGCGCGAATGCCGCGAATAACGCGAATCAAAATACAAAAAATTTTATTATACCAATTCTATAATCTTATTGATCAGCTGCCGATAGGTCATTCCCTGGTCCATCATCAGCATCGGGAACATCGAGATGTCGGTGAAACCGGGCAAGGTGTTGATCTCATTGAAATATATTTGGCCTTGATGGAGGAAAAAATCCACGCGGGCAAAGCCGGAGCAGCCGCAAAGCCGATAAACTTTTTCCGCCAGCGTCCTGATTTCGCGCGTCTCGGCGCGGCTTAAGCGGGCTGGAATGATTGCTTGGGCCTGGCCTAATTTATATTTATCATCGTAATCGTAAAATTCTTTGGCCGGCTTTATTTCTCCGGGCCGGGAAATGATCAATTCCTTATTGCCCAGCACCGCCACTTCGATTTCCCGCGGACTGACTAAGCCTTCTTCGACTAGGATTTTTTGATCATGCTTAAAAGCTTCTTTAATGGCGCTCGCCAAACCGCTTGGCTTGACCACCCGCGTTATGCCGACCGACGAACCGGAATTGGACGGCTTGACGTAAACCGGGAAGCGCAATCTTTTTTTAACTTCCGCCGCAAATTTTACTAAATCATTTTTTGGTCTTAAGTCAGCGTCAAAAGCTAAAAATTTCACTTGTCGGATTCCTGCGCCGCTAGCTAATTCTTTGCAGACGGCTTTGTCCATGCAGAGCGCTGATGCCAGCACGCGGCAACCGCAATATTTTATTTTTTGCGATTCAAAAATGCTTTGCAGGATTCCGTCTTCGCCGAACCGGCCGTGGGTCATCGGCAAAGCGACATCAAAACGGTTCTTAAAATTCTCAATCAATAATTTATTTTTGGCCGTTGTTTTCAAATGCGCCGGATCCGGCACATCATAAAATAAACCGTTCTTATGCCAATAAACGCAGATTAATTTATATTTACGGAAATTAAAATTCTTAAAGACATTAATAGCCGAAGCCACTGAAACTTCCGCTTCGTTGCCCAAACCGCCGAAAAATAATGCGACTGTTTTCATAACACGCAGGATTTAAGAATTGGCCCCGTCGCAGTCTCCTCCGCCGGCTGGCGGATCGGGACTGCGACGCCGATTAATTACTTTCGCCGCAGTCCGCTTCGCAAGACTGGCGGCGGGGCGAAATGGAAATAAATTTATTCGTTAATGACTTTTTTTACTTCCGGCACTTCCTTCTTCAGTATCGCTTCCACGCCTTCTTTCAAAGTAAGCTGTGACATCGGGCAATGAGCGCAATGGCCGACCAAACCGACTTTCACCGTACCGCTTTTCTCATCAAAGCTTTTGAACTCCACATCTCCTCCGTCAGCCTGCAAAGAAGGGCGAACAGTATCTAACGACTTTTTTATCTTTTCCTCTATTTTTTTGTCTTTATCCTTTATGCTCGGCATAATTTTTAAATTTTGTAATTTTTAATTTTTAAATAATTTTTAAATCATAATTTTTAAACAAACAATTTAAATCCGAAGTTTAAAAATTAAAAATTTTGATTTATTTAAAAATTATAAAATTAAAAATTAATACTTATTTATTCTTCTTCTGATAATTTTCTATCGCCTTCTTTAATGCGTCCACGCCGAGCATCGAGCAATGAACTTTGACTTCCGGCAAGCCGCCCAGATCTTTGACCACGTCGTCTTTGGTGATTTTCATCGCCTCCTCGAGAGTTTTTCCTTTGACCATATCGGTCAAATCCGAAGACACGGCGATCGCCGCGGCGCAGCCTAAAGTCTCGAATTTAATATCTTTAATAATATTATTTTCGATCTTCAGATATATTTTCATCACGTCGCCGCAGACCGGATTGCCTTCCTGCCCGACCGCGTCGCAATCTTTCATTTCGCCCTGGTTATGCGGATTCTTAAAATGCTCTAAAACTTTTGGGGTATACATATGATTAAATCGTAAATTTCCGCCAAAGGCGGATCAGCCTCTGGCTGAAAGATTTAAAGAATTATAAATTATTTCTATTAAATATTGCCATACTTTTTTAATTAAGTCAAGTATTTTATCTAAAATAAGCAAAAACCCCCAATCGGGGGCTTATTCTTAAATCTTAAATCCTAATTCTTAAATCTTTGGTTCTGCCGCAATCACTGCCTCGGGACCATGATGCAATCATAAATTTTCCGGCAGCAGTCCGAACTGATCCTGCTGCATGGCTATATTCCTAAATCTTTATTTGATAATGACTTGAGTGCCGATTTCCGCCCAATTATAAAGGGTTTTGGCTTCGCCATTCCGCCCCACCCGAACGCAACCATGAGAAGCCGGATGGCCAAGATCTTTTTCCCCTTCACGCCGGCCGTCGGGCCAATAAGGCAGCTCGTGAATCCCGAATTGAGTACCGATAAAACCCATCCAATAAGGCATCCAGAGCTTGGCCGAATTTGACCAAGCCTTGGGATTTTTATTGGCAATGGCAAAAGTTCCCTTGGGGGTCGGGTGGGCTTTGGTGCCGGTAGAGGCGATGAATTTGCCCAGCTCAACTTTTCCCAAAAAATAAGAAAGTTCCTGTTTGGCAAGATTTATTTCGATATGTTTTTTCAGTTTAACCGTCGTTGAGCTGGCCGGATCATAGCCGGATTTTACTTCCGCGCCGTCCTGATGGCTGTCGCCATCGGTGTCGGGGTTGGTCGGATCAGTTTTGAAAAGCAGTTCCATCCGGTCGGACAAACCGTCTTTATCGAAATCTGTTTCCTTCAATTTAACTTTTCCTTTTTGTAACGGATCATAACCGTTTTTTATTTCCTCGCCATCGGGAAATCCGTCGCCATCAGTGTCGGCCTTGGCCGGATCAGTATGGAAAACCTGGGTTTCCCAAATATCAGGAATGCCATCATTATCAGTGTCGGCTAAACTGGCCGCCCGGACGGGATAAGTAATAAGTAAAAAGTAAAAAGTA
This genomic stretch from Patescibacteria group bacterium harbors:
- a CDS encoding DegT/DnrJ/EryC1/StrS family aminotransferase, which produces MTVPFFDNRRQFLAIKTEVMKSVERILQSGNLILGPEVKKFEEDFAQFSGCRFGIGVNSGTDALKIALRAVGVGCGDEVITAANTASPTVSAIKELMAEPVLVDAGEDFLIDVKKIEKKITAKTKAIVPVHLYGQVCAIDEVVKIAKQHGLKIVEDCAQAHGAAHAGKMVGGFGDAGCFSFYPTKNLGAYGDAGLIVTSDQEIAKKCASLRKYGMEDSYFSEFDGYNSRLDEVQAGILNIKLEYLADYNKRRQGTAARYLSEIKNKKIILPKMNEPAGHVWHQFVIRVEEREKFLEYLKKNKIGFGIHYPYPIHLQTAFAEFAAPDLANSEKFAREIVSLPIFPELEKKEVDYIISTINLF
- a CDS encoding cysteine desulfurase family protein, with protein sequence MFMIYLDHSATTPADKKVLKAMEPYWREIFGNPSSIHAYGQKAVLGVDQARAKAAKFFGCESQEIIFTSGATESNNLALRGVIKAFKSEIAKPHIITSKVEHDAIIEPCRDLEREGVEVTYLPVDKNGAVNPEDVKNAIKENTVLVSIMYVNSEVGICEPIREIGKLIEKINEGRMNEWQRIGAAKKLPKPRAIYFHTDATQGVNFFDCNVDKLHVDLLSMSGHKIYGPKGVGLLYIRKGALIAPIQLGGHHERNIRSGTLNVTGIVGLGEALSLITEKEREKNNKKIAALRDRLVEGVLKNIPDVVLNTDRANSTPAHAHFTLRGAEGESVLISLDFEGVAVSTGSACASNSLKSSEVLEAMGVCEEDSHYSIRFTLGKDNTKEEIDKLIKILPPIVEKLRKMNPIYKK
- a CDS encoding methyltransferase, TIGR04325 family; this translates as MKDKIKQIIKAAMPPALLALVKDQSGKCKYEGVYHDWVEARKKTSGYDDRRIMEKALAAAMKAENGEAVWERDTVLFDQIEYSWPLLAALMLAAAKARGRLNVLDFGGSFGTTYRQNKKFLDRLESVKWNIVEQDQVVEEGKKNIKNENIRFWPSVARCLTQEKIDLVVFSASIQYLADPYGLLKEIMQRRIDMIVLDRLITSGQDDFITIQKVPPNIYSASYPVWILNPVKLKNFFQAAGYELLEEFPDPVSGVIKAGKQTAEHRGYIFTLPKK
- a CDS encoding glycosyltransferase, which encodes MIKSFSIVIPTYNRQKELGNCLTSILRQDLLPAEIILVDDAELGEEFLQYWKKESTLLKINLVYYRKDPAKEQRGSSSSRNIGLNLAKEKICFILDDDLQLENYFFKETMAAWNDDPNLLGVGGVIINNRSKNIWEKRYNKFFGLRAGLSWDINEIGFQSWDDGIGDRQTAFYVHGGVCSYDKEIVKKLGGFTVFGGGREALEDVDFCWRAKLAGYFFLIEPQARVFHAQSASGREDGYALGYKESFNRQAIFKKLGGKELNDFLGFYWANVGWILRQILTGKFKKARGMIKGLI
- a CDS encoding glycosyl transferase, with amino-acid sequence MNNFCTLFDSFYLLKGLALYNSLLRQPEPFHLYIFAFDDRSFGILTRLNLAHATIIPLSELEDERLKAVKPGRTKGEYCWTSTTSTILYCLKKFNLASCTYIDADIFFFGSPQAALDQIGDKSVLMTEHHYAPEYDQSALSGKYCVQFMTFKNNAEGLKILNWWKDRVIEWCFSRREDGKFGDQKYLDDWTTRFAGLVAESKYWGAGVAPWNTRRFEFLKQDGIIKVRESGEVFNLVFYHFHDSQLYFLFNKLKIYQGSYVFNPSPLIKEIYAAYGKAINESWQMVRSVDPDFRAGTFSLNHIFEVKVRKIIFRLKRKIKKLSK
- a CDS encoding D-alanine--D-alanine ligase produces the protein MKTVALFFGGLGNEAEVSVASAINVFKNFNFRKYKLICVYWHKNGLFYDVPDPAHLKTTAKNKLLIENFKNRFDVALPMTHGRFGEDGILQSIFESQKIKYCGCRVLASALCMDKAVCKELASGAGIRQVKFLAFDADLRPKNDLVKFAAEVKKRLRFPVYVKPSNSGSSVGITRVVKPSGLASAIKEAFKHDQKILVEEGLVSPREIEVAVLGNKELIISRPGEIKPAKEFYDYDDKYKLGQAQAIIPARLSRAETREIRTLAEKVYRLCGCSGFARVDFFLHQGQIYFNEINTLPGFTDISMFPMLMMDQGMTYRQLINKIIELV
- a CDS encoding iron-sulfur cluster assembly scaffold protein, whose protein sequence is MYTPKVLEHFKNPHNQGEMKDCDAVGQEGNPVCGDVMKIYLKIENNIIKDIKFETLGCAAAIAVSSDLTDMVKGKTLEEAMKITKDDVVKDLGGLPEVKVHCSMLGVDALKKAIENYQKKNK
- a CDS encoding NifU family protein, with protein sequence MPSIKDKDKKIEEKIKKSLDTVRPSLQADGGDVEFKSFDEKSGTVKVGLVGHCAHCPMSQLTLKEGVEAILKKEVPEVKKVINE
- a CDS encoding L,D-transpeptidase family protein; translation: MKRYFILGVIFFTFYFLLITYPVRAASLADTDNDGIPDIWETQVFHTDPAKADTDGDGFPDGEEIKNGYDPLQKGKVKLKETDFDKDGLSDRMELLFKTDPTNPDTDGDSHQDGAEVKSGYDPASSTTVKLKKHIEINLAKQELSYFLGKVELGKFIASTGTKAHPTPKGTFAIANKNPKAWSNSAKLWMPYWMGFIGTQFGIHELPYWPDGRREGEKDLGHPASHGCVRVGRNGEAKTLYNWAEIGTQVIIK
- a CDS encoding FdtA/QdtA family cupin domain-containing protein — protein: MNKKKIRVKNSGFVKLQNFNDFPDGLLGIAEAKKNIPIEIKRVYFINKLFNQKSKRGHHAHKKLEQIIFCINGNFKIKLDDGANQQTILMNDPSVGVILGKELWHEMSGFSSDCVILVLANDYFVENDYIRSYDEFLKYVRGHHKK
- a CDS encoding glycosyltransferase, producing MRILLVITKAVVGGAQTSVLNLAREMKKRGHEVTVGFGDGDWLPAELDKEKIPYYRFQWLKRTHNPLANLFFIGEIARYLRQHDFNVVHFNSSNALPGAIGAKLAGKKIRTVFTFRGMSMLDEHYQISPILKLAYWLFFKFCLLFVDAPVFVSRENWEKFGQGKLTKKGILIYNGLDPEKMNFVPRSEAINFFSQKAGRDLAGKYLIGSIGRLDYAKNYEFLINIFPKVLEIRPDAVAVIMGEGSERPLYENLIKQDNLQDKIFLIGNVDNGSRYLRGFDLLVLPSRYEGLAISLIEGLFSGLPMLATRVGGNIEVAGSEAEIYDLDSAEGFLKRFRDLQDVDVLDKILKNNRQQAEKFNLRNTADGYERIYQGK
- a CDS encoding glycosyltransferase is translated as MRFSIITCTKNSAKYLAENIASVRAQSFTDYEHIFIDAFSADGTAEMIKKYQLEFPEQVKFFQFEPKGISAAMNAGTERAQGEFLIHLHSDDSFYDQRVLADAAEFLEKNPGLDWIYGRANTIRADGSPILVYPDKPLLHWHNSKSFIGRYLMKILRFVPHQAVFIRKSVLEKFGGFDESLTSEMDPDLWFRIRNKTNWSFFNRIICNYRMGEGAQSSAIDKREENRDNIRKVQKRYLNPVEYFLVDFLNKIREKRAKR